A stretch of DNA from Alicyclobacillus acidocaldarius subsp. acidocaldarius Tc-4-1:
CGGGACATCGACCGAAGCTCATGAAACTACTGTCCAATCCAGATGCGCATACGATTGTGGTGGAGCATCGGGATCGGCTCATGCGGTTCGGGTTTGAATACGTCGAGGCGGCTTTGGCGGCTCAAGGCCGACGAATCCTCGTCGTGGAGCCAGGTGAGGTCAAGGACGACTTGGTGCAAGACATGATCGAAGTCCTCACGTCGTTTTGCGCGCGGTTGTACGGGCGACGTTCCGCTCGTCACCGCGCCAAGCGCGCTTTGGAGGTTTTCAAACGTGAAGATTCATCGGGCGTATCGGTATGAGTTGGCGCCGAATCGGATGCAACGGAGCCTGCTTGCCAAGCACGCAGGTGCGGCCCGATTTGCGTACAATTGGGGGCTTGCCAGACGCATCGCGCTCTATGAAGAGACGGGGCAAAGCACGAACGCCATCGAACAGCATCGGGAACTCAACCGCCTGAAGAAAACCGACTTCCCGTGGATGTACGAGGTCTCCAAATGCGCCCCGCAGGAAGCGCTGCGGGACTTGGATCGCGCGTTTCAACACTTTTTTCGCGGGTTGAAGGAGGGACGCAGGGTCGGATTCCCTCGCTTCAAGAAAAAAGGGCGCGACGATTCATTTCGCCTGACGGGTTCGATTCGCGTCTTGGACAACGCCATACAACTGCCTCGGCTCGGGCGGATTCGGCTGAAAGAAAAACCGCATGTCGAAGGCCGAATCCTGTCGGCGACGGTCAAGCGGGAGGCGGACCGATGGTATGTGAGTTTGTCGGCAGAAACGGAGATTCCGGACCCTGTTCCACCTTCGGGCGAGCCGGTGGATGTGGATCTGGGGGTCTCGTGGTTTTTGACGTTGTCTGACGGGACGAAAATCGAGGCGCCAAAGCCGCTCGCCCGATACCTTCGCCGCTTAAGGCGGTTATCGAAGCGGCATAGCCGAAAGAAACCAGGCTCGCGAAATCGGCGGAAGTCGGCGCTGGCGCTTGCCCGGCTGCACCGGAAGATCCGCAACATACGGCAGGACTTTTTGCACAAAGTGACGACGGAGCTCGCGAAAACCAAGCGAGCAATCGCCATGGAAGACCTGCATGTGCGAGGCATGGTGCAGAATCGAGCGTTGGCGCGAGCCATTTCGGACGTGGGTTTTGGCGAGTTTCGGCGAATGTTGACGTACAAGTGTGCGTGGTATGGCTCGGAACTCATCGTGGCACCACGGTTTTACGCGAGCAGCAAGACGTGCTCGGCGTGCGGGTACGTGATAAGCGAGCTGCCATTGTCGGTGCGGGAGTGGACGTGCCCGGCGTGCAGCACGCGGCATGACCGCGACATCAACGCAGCGAAAAATCTTTTGAGAATCAGTACCGCGAGTTCCGCGGGAAGTGACGCCTGTGGAGATCCCTCTGGCGGGGCGGCCTTCGGCTGCTAGTCACGGGTCGTAGAAGCAGGAAGCGAGAAGTGGACATTTGTCCATGAATCGCAGAACGGTGCGGCCGCGTTCCACGTGATGTCGTGTTTGCAGGACGGCTTCACATTCTCCGTACGGGTCTTTGCACCCGTCATTCCAATTTCAGGATTTTTTCTCATGGGATCGCCAGAGGTGTCACCCGAGATCCTCGGGCCTGGAGCACCTGGGTTTCTCTTCGATCTCGGACGTGCCCTCATCCACCACGTACCTCTGTCCGTCGCTCCTGTGGCCATCATGATTGTGCTGGTCGGCGTGATTGCAGGCCTCGATGGGTCTGGGTTTTCTGGACTCGTGCTCGTGGGTACGCTCGCCCAGGCGCTCGGTCAGCCCATCGGCGCGAACGTCGCGATGCTTGCAGCGCTGGGACAGATGGGCTCCGTGTGGAGCGGAGGAGGAACATTAGTGCCGTGGGGCGTGTTGGATATCGCCGGCGTCACCGGTTGCGACCCCGAACTCTTGACGCGGCGCAATTTTCTACCGGTCATGTGTGGCCTGGCAGCAGCTACGGGTCTCGCCATCGCGCTTGCGTAGCCGGGATCTTTTGTGTTCACCAGGGGTACATTTTACGTTCGAGTCGGTCTGGACATTTCCTAAGATTCCGTTCATATTGAAACATAGCATCCCTTCGATGGGTCTTAGATAGAGATTTCACGGAGTGGCGAGGAGATGAACGAATGAACTACGTGTATTTGCTTGATACCACGCTGCGCGACGGTACCCAGGGCGAGGGCGTCAGCCTGACGGTCGCCGACAAACTCAAGATTGCAGAAAAGTTGGATGATCTCGGCGTCGCCTACATCGAAGGCGGTTTTCCGGGAGCAAATCCGAAGGATGAGGAGTTTTTCCGAGCCGCGAAGTCGCTTCACCTCAAGCACGCGAAGCTCACGGCATTTGGCTCGACACGCCGTCCCGGCGTCCGCGTCGAGGATGACGCGGGTGTGCGGGCCGTGCTAAACGCTTCGACGCCCGTCGTCGCGATCGTCGGGAAGGCCTGGGATTTTCACGTCACGGAGGCCCTCCGCATCGATCTCGACGAAAACCTCGCGATGATCCGGGATACCGTGCGTTACTTGAAACAGCACGGCCGCGAGGTCATCTTCGACGCGGAGCACTTTTTCGACGGATTCAAGCGAAACCGAGCGTATGCGCTCGCGACGGTTCGGGCGGCGTGGGAGGCCGGCGTGGACTGGGTGGCGCTTTGCGACACCAACGGCGGGAGCATGCCGCATGAGATCCACGAGGTGGTGGCCCAAGTCATTCAGGAAGTGCCAGTTCAAGTCGGCATTCACACGCATAACGACTGCGAACTAGCGGTGGCCAACAGCCTCGCCGCAGTTCAGGCGGGTGCCCGGATGGTGCACGGAACCATCAACGGCATCGGGGAACGCTGCGGGAATGCCAATTTGGCCTCCGTGATTCCGAACCTTGAGCTGAAGCTCGGGTATCCGTGCCTGCCTTCCCGCGATCACCTGCGGCTGTTGACGCCGGTGGCCCGGTTTGTTGGGGAAGTCTGCAATCTCGTGGCGCACAGTTACCAGCCATTCGTCGGACACAGCGCATTCGCCCATAAGGGCGGCATCCACGTGAGCGCCATCCAGCGAGATCCCGAGACGTATGAGCACATTCCACCGGAAGTCGTCGGCAACGAGCGCCGTGTGCTCCTGTCCGAGTTGTCGGGCGTCTCGAACGTCTTGGCGCAGGCGCAGGCGTTCGGCATTCCCACGGAGGGACGCGAGACCGAGCTCAGGCGTTTGCTTGAGCGCATCAAGCAGATGGAGCACATGGGGTATCAGTTCGAAGGTGCCGAGGCGTCGCAGGAACTTTTGTTTCGTAGGGCCCTCAACGATTTCAGACCGCCTTTTCAAGTCCTTGCTGTGCGCGTGGATACCGACGTGCAACGCCAAGGCGAGGCGACATCTCAGGCCATCATCAAGCTCGAGGTGGACGGGGAGATCGTCCACACCGTGTCCGAGGGCAACGGCCCGGTCAATGCGCTTGACGCGGTGCTGCGCAAAGCGCTCGCCCCCTATCGTCCCGAGATCCGCCGCATGCATCTCACGGACTACAAGGTCCGCGTGTTGGACGAAAAGGATGCGACGGCGGCGAGAGTGCGCGTGCTGATAGAGTCGACGGACGGCGATCACGTCTGGCGGACCGTGGGCGTATCGGAGAACGTCATCGCGGCGAGCTGGGAGGCGCTCGTCGACAGCATCCAGTACTACCTGGCGCTCGTGGTACCGAGTCAGCCCTGGTCGAGGCTTGAAACAATTGGATGAAAGCGCGACAATGGAAGGCGAACATCGACGCGACGCGGAGCGCCGAAGCCCAAGCCCTGGCTCGGCGCTTCAGCTCTGAGTGGGGGGTGCCGGTGGAAGCATCGGGTGCAGAGCGCGCCAGGGACCGACGTGGACGCCCAGTGTCCTGGCAACGGACGCTTTGGACGATGTGCGCCGTGCAAGCCATCATGATGATGGCCTTTTCGAGTATGAACCCGTTTCTGGCGCTTTTCATCAGTCAGCTAGGCGTCCACAACCCGCGCGCCGTGGATCTCTGGGCTGGAGCCGTGGCAAGTGCCAACTTCCTCATGTCGGCCATCATGTCCCCCGTGTGGGGATCCGTCGCGGATAAGCGCGGCAAGAAGCTAATGGTGATGCGGACTACCCTTGCCATTGCCATTGCCACCAGTCTGATGGGATTGTCCCGGAACGTGTATGAGCTTCTTGTCATCCGCATGTTGCAGGGGGCGTTCAGCGGGTTTTCGGCGTCTGCCAACGCGCTCGTCGCGAGCACGATTCCGGAGGAGCGGCTGGGATTCGCACTGGGATGGCTTTCGACATTCGCCATGGTCGGGAGCCTCGTCGGCCCCCTTTTGGGCGGCGTGCTCGTCGACGCATTTGACCATAACTATCGCATGGTGTTCTATCTCACGGCGGCGTTCGCCACCACTGCGTTCCTCTTGACCTGGACAATGATTCGAGAGCCGAAAACATCGTCTGGCGAATCGAATGGCATGGGCCGGCGCATGGGGCTCATTGCCCAGTTCAAGGCTGTGCGAGACCTCCGCAGCGTTCAGGTGATGTTTTTCGTCCTCTTTGCCGCTCAGTTCTCGGTCATGAGCGTACAACCGGTTCTTCCGCTGTACATCCGGGAGCTCGTTGGACGGGATCCGCAGCTGTTCGGCGTGATCGGCACGCTTTCCGGTGCATGCTTCGCCGTGACAGGCATCGCGGATCTGATCTTCTCTCCGTTTCTCGGCAAGCGAAGCGACCGGATCGGTTACCGCAAGGTGTTGTCGATCTCGCTGGTCGGCGCCGCACTGTGCTACATTCCGCAGGCCCTCGCGCCGAACGTGTGGGTGTTTATGCTTGGACGGTTCCTGCTTGGGGCGTTTATCGGCGGCATCTTGCCCACCGCGAACGCGCTCGTGGGCCGCATGACGCCCAAGGAGATGCGAGGGCGCGTCTATGGACTCACGGCCAGTTCCACCTTCCTCGGCAGCTTTGCCGGTCCCCTCATCGGGGGAGCTGTGTCTGCTGGATTTGGGATTCGCGTCATGTTGGCGGCGGTGATCTTGCTCTACTTGGCCAACTTTGCGTGGGTGCGCTTGAGAGTCTGTGAGTGGCGAGAAGGCGAGGGCGGGCATTCGGCGGATAACGGGCCGTGATGCCGGGAAACCTGGAGAGGAAAACAATGGATTGGCCTGAGATCTGTAGCACAGGACGAGGAGGATGGCGGTGAATCGAGCGAACGGTCAGCCGGAGGCGCTTCGCCTTCCGCACGACGCAGCTTCTCGCCGCGCGATGGAAAAGTCGTACGAAGACGAGAGCCCTTTCGAGTTGCGGAACGAGCTCCTGGCGCTCGCGCGGCGTCACGACGAGAAGCGAGCCCGGGCGATGCTCGATGCGGCGCGCGGCAACCCCAACTAGATTGCGGCTGCTCCACGCGACGCGTTTTGGTGTATTGGCCAGTTCGCGCTGGAAGAGGCGAGGCGCGTCTGGCAGGAGGGCGATCTCGCCGGTATGCCGCATCCAGACGGGATCGCCCGACGGTTTGACGATTTCGTGCAGCGCTACGCAGAAACGCCTGGCTGTCAAGTGCTCCTCGAGTGCCTGGATGCGGCCGCACAGCGCGGCCTCGACCGCGAAGAACTCCTGTACGAACTTGTGGACGGCGCCACAGGCGACAACTATCCCACGCCTGAACGCATGCTGCCGTATGTGGAGCGCGTCCTCGCCCACTATCTCAGCGAGGAGATCTGCGGAGGCCGTGTTCAACCGGCCGACTTGCAGCTGTTTGCCACGGAGGGCGCGACGGCCGCGATGTGTTACGTGTTCGATTCGCTCGCGGCGAACGAGCTCTTGTCACCTGGCGCGAAGGTCGCCGTGATGGTGCCCACTTTTCCGCCGTACGTGGAGATCCCTGCGCTTGACAGGTACCGGTTTGACGTGATCGAAATCCGGGCAACCGGTCGCAATCCAGGGGGCGAACCCACTTGGAAGTATCCACCAGACGAGCTCCGCAAGGTCGCGGATCCATCCGTGCAGGCACTGTTTCTCGTCCATCCATCCAATCCCCCGTCCGTTGCCCTCAGCCACGAGACGCGCGAGACGTTAGTGGATATCGTCCGCCGACACAACCCCGATCTCATGATGATCACGGACGATGTGTATGGCACATTCGTCGAAGGTTTTCGATCGCTCGCCGCGGAACTCCCCGAAAACACGCTGCTCGTGTACTCCTTGTCAAAGCACTTCGGCGTGACAGGCTGGCGGCTGGGCGTCGTCGCTCTGCACCGCCAAAACGTGTTTGACAAGCGCCTTCAGCGACTGCCCGCTCAAGCGCGTGCTCGCCTCGGCGCGCGGTATCGGATCCTTTCGCGCGAGCCCGACGGGCTTCCCTTCATCGACCGGATGGTGGCCGACAGTCGTCAAGTCGCGCTCAACCACACTGCGGGGCTGTCGGCGCCTCAGCAGGTACAGATGGCGCTCTTCGCGCTCTACGCCTTGACCGACCGCGGTCAGCGGTACAAGGCTCAGGTACGCGCTATCTGCCACAGGCGGATGGCACGCCTGTACCAGGCGCTTGGGGTCGAGATGCCCCACATTCCTCTCTGGACCGAGTACTACACCGAGGTCGATGTCGTCGCGCTCGCGCGGAGGCGGTACGGGGACAAGTTTGTCGAATATCTGCAGGCCCAGTACGAGCCGGTCGACATCCTCTTTCGCCTGGCTGAGTCGTCGGGCATTGTCTTGTTGAACGGCGGTGGCTTTCATGCGCCCGCGTGGTCCGTGCGCGTGTCGCTTGCGAATCTGCCGGACGACGCCTACGACACCGTTCTGCGATTCATGGACAAATGTCCACTTCTCGCTTCCTGCTTCTACGACCCGTGACTAGCAGCCGAAGGCCGCCCCGTCAGAGGGATCTCCACAGGCGTCACTTCCCGCGGAACTCGCGGTACTGATTCTCAAAAGATTTTTCGCTGCGTTGATGTCGCGGTCATGCCGCGTGCTGCACGCCGGGCACGTCCACTCCCGCGCCGACAATGGCAGCTCGCTTATCACGTACCCGCACGCCGAGCACGTCTTGCTGCTCGCGTAAAACCGTGGTGCCACGATGAGTTCCGAGCCATACCACGCACACTTGTACGTCAACATTCGCCGAAACTCGCCAAAACCCACGTCCGAAATGGCTCGCGCCAACGCTCGATTCTGCACCATGCCTCGCACATGCAGGTCTTCGATGGCGATTGCTCGCTTGGTTTTCGCGAGCTCCGTCGTCACTTTGTGCAAAAAGTCCTGACGTATGTTGCGGATCTTCCGGTGCAGCCGAGCAAGCGCCAGCGCCGACTTCCGCCGATTTCGCGAGCCTGGTTTCTTTCGGCTATGCCGCTTCGATAACCGCCTTAAGCGGCGAAGGTATCGGGCGAGCGGCTTTGGCGCCTCGATTTTCGTCCCGTCAGACAACGTCAAAAACCACGAGACCCCCAGATCCACATCCACCGGCTCGCCCGAAGGTGGAACAGGGTCCGGAATCTCCGTTTCTGCCGACAAACTCACATACCATCGGTCCGCCTCCCGCTTGACCGTCGCCGACAGGATTCGGCCTTCGACATGCGGTTTTTCTTTCAGCCGAATCCGCCCGAGCCGAGGCAGTTGTATGGCGTTGTCCAAGACGCGAATCGAACCCGTCAGGCGAAATGAATCGTCGCGCCCTTTTTTCTTGAAGCGAGGGAATCCGACCCTGCGTCCCTCCTTCAACCCGCGAAAAAAGTGTTGAAACGCGCGATCCAAGTCCCGCAGCGCTTCCTGCGGGGCGCATTTGGAGACCTCGTACATCCACGGGAAGTCGGTTTTCTTCAGGCGGTTGAGTTCCCGATGCTGTTCGATGGCGTTCGTGCTTTGCCCCGTCTCTTCATAGAGCGCGATGCGTCTGGCAAGCCCCCAATTGTACGCAAATCGGGCCGCACCTGCGTGCTTGGCAAGCAGGCTCCGTTGCATCCGATTCGGCGCCAACTCATACCGATACGCCCGATGAATCTTCACGTTTGAAAACCTCCAAAGCGCGCTTGGCGCGGTGACGAGCGGAACGTCGCCCGTACAACCGCGCGCAAAACGACGTGAGGACTTCGATCATGTCTTGCACCAAGTCGTCCTTGACCTCGCCTGGCTCCACGACGAGGATTCGTCGGCCTTGAGCCGCCAAAGCCGCCTCGACGTATTCAAACCCGAACCGCATGAGCCGATCCCGATGCTCCACCACAATCGTATGGGCATTTGGATCGGACAGTAGTTTCATGAGCTTCGGTCGATGTCCGTTGAGCCCCGAGCCGATTTCCGTGACCGCCTTGACCACGACAAGCCTCTGTTCCGTTGCAAATTCCATGAGTCGTGCGATTTGGCGATCCAAATCGGCTTTTTGATCGGCGCTTGACACGCGGGCATACAAGGCCACGGCATTCTCCGTGGAAGACTCGGGTTCGTGAACAAGGATGGTGCCCGAAGGAGTTTGCTCAAAAGGCACGGGCATCCGGCCTTCTTTTTACCCAACGCCAGGCGGTCTTGTACGTGATTCCATTCTTTCTTGCCCAATCATTGAGTTTCATAGAAATGAAATACATCAAATGTACATGATTGTCCATCATTCAATGAGCAGTTCTCAGCCCTCGGACGCGAACTCGTCTCGGCGCTCGACGCGTACGCGGAGGAATGGAGGCGCGGCGGGGGCGAGGCATGACGGCGCGCTCGATGTGTTTCGCAGGCACATGTCTGTTCGCATCCCCACACGGCATAAATTTTTAACGACAAACTCTTGCGATTAGGTTCGTCTAACTTGTAGAATACCTCCTAGAAAGTTGACTCCGGAAGTCAAGTATGCGGCGCCGCGGATCTAGGAGGATGTTGAGATGTCCATCGCATGGCGGAATATTGGGTGGAAGAAGGCGCTCGTGTGGGCATGTGCTGCTGTCGTGATTGCCGCGCTGGTCTGGCAGGGCGTGACGGCTGGCGGCAACCCGGATCCCACGAGCCATAACATCGGGCGAGGAGCGGCCATCGTCGATACGGGCATCCTCGTCTTTCGCGAGGGGTTGGAGACCATCTTGGTGCTCTCCGCCATCACGGCGAGCCTGATGCGGACCGGCCAAGGGTACTGGCGCCCCATCTCGGCCGGCGCAGGCCTCGCGTTTGCGGCGACACTGCTCACGTGGTTTGTCGTCGTGGGCATCATTGCTCTCGTGGGTCAGACGGCGCCTGAACTGTCCATCCAGGCGGCCACCGGGCTCTTGGCGATCATCGTCCTGCTCATCGTCATGAATTGGTTCTTCCACCGGATCTATTGGACTGGCTGGATCAGCTTCCACAACCGAAAAAAGAAGGAGATTATCGATCAAGCGGAGCGGGGCGCACAGGCGAGATCGCTCGCGTACCGAGGCCTTGTGGTGTTGGGCTTTACCTCGGTGTACCGCGAAGGGTTTGAAGTGGTGTTGTTCCTGCAGAACACGCGAATGCAACTGGGCTCGGGCGTGGTGGTGATTGGCGCCGGCATTGGCCTCGCGCTGACGCTCATGGTGGCCGTGCTCACGTTCTTCGCCCACCGA
This window harbors:
- the aspD gene encoding aspartate 4-decarboxylase, which produces MAAAPRDAFWCIGQFALEEARRVWQEGDLAGMPHPDGIARRFDDFVQRYAETPGCQVLLECLDAAAQRGLDREELLYELVDGATGDNYPTPERMLPYVERVLAHYLSEEICGGRVQPADLQLFATEGATAAMCYVFDSLAANELLSPGAKVAVMVPTFPPYVEIPALDRYRFDVIEIRATGRNPGGEPTWKYPPDELRKVADPSVQALFLVHPSNPPSVALSHETRETLVDIVRRHNPDLMMITDDVYGTFVEGFRSLAAELPENTLLVYSLSKHFGVTGWRLGVVALHRQNVFDKRLQRLPAQARARLGARYRILSREPDGLPFIDRMVADSRQVALNHTAGLSAPQQVQMALFALYALTDRGQRYKAQVRAICHRRMARLYQALGVEMPHIPLWTEYYTEVDVVALARRRYGDKFVEYLQAQYEPVDILFRLAESSGIVLLNGGGFHAPAWSVRVSLANLPDDAYDTVLRFMDKCPLLASCFYDP
- a CDS encoding RNA-guided endonuclease InsQ/TnpB family protein, whose translation is MKIHRAYRYELAPNRMQRSLLAKHAGAARFAYNWGLARRIALYEETGQSTNAIEQHRELNRLKKTDFPWMYEVSKCAPQEALRDLDRAFQHFFRGLKEGRRVGFPRFKKKGRDDSFRLTGSIRVLDNAIQLPRLGRIRLKEKPHVEGRILSATVKREADRWYVSLSAETEIPDPVPPSGEPVDVDLGVSWFLTLSDGTKIEAPKPLARYLRRLRRLSKRHSRKKPGSRNRRKSALALARLHRKIRNIRQDFLHKVTTELAKTKRAIAIEDLHVRGMVQNRALARAISDVGFGEFRRMLTYKCAWYGSELIVAPRFYASSKTCSACGYVISELPLSAREWTCPACSTRHDRDINAAKNLLRISTASSAGSDACGDPSDGAAFGC
- a CDS encoding RNA-guided endonuclease InsQ/TnpB family protein, which translates into the protein MKIHRAYRYELAPNRMQRSLLAKHAGAARFAYNWGLARRIALYEETGQSTNAIEQHRELNRLKKTDFPWMYEVSKCAPQEALRDLDRAFQHFFRGLKEGRRVGFPRFKKKGRDDSFRLTGSIRVLDNAIQLPRLGRIRLKEKPHVEGRILSATVKREADRWYVSLSAETEIPDPVPPSGEPVDVDLGVSWFLTLSDGTKIEAPKPLARYLRRLRRLSKRHSRKKPGSRNRRKSALALARLHRKIRNIRQDFLHKVTTELAKTKRAIAMEDLHVRGMVQNRALARAISDVGFGEFRRMLTYKCAWYGSELIVAPRFYASSKTCSACGYVISELPLSVREWTCPACSTRHDRDINAAKNLLRISTASSAGSDACGDPSGGAAFGC
- the cimA gene encoding citramalate synthase, whose protein sequence is MNYVYLLDTTLRDGTQGEGVSLTVADKLKIAEKLDDLGVAYIEGGFPGANPKDEEFFRAAKSLHLKHAKLTAFGSTRRPGVRVEDDAGVRAVLNASTPVVAIVGKAWDFHVTEALRIDLDENLAMIRDTVRYLKQHGREVIFDAEHFFDGFKRNRAYALATVRAAWEAGVDWVALCDTNGGSMPHEIHEVVAQVIQEVPVQVGIHTHNDCELAVANSLAAVQAGARMVHGTINGIGERCGNANLASVIPNLELKLGYPCLPSRDHLRLLTPVARFVGEVCNLVAHSYQPFVGHSAFAHKGGIHVSAIQRDPETYEHIPPEVVGNERRVLLSELSGVSNVLAQAQAFGIPTEGRETELRRLLERIKQMEHMGYQFEGAEASQELLFRRALNDFRPPFQVLAVRVDTDVQRQGEATSQAIIKLEVDGEIVHTVSEGNGPVNALDAVLRKALAPYRPEIRRMHLTDYKVRVLDEKDATAARVRVLIESTDGDHVWRTVGVSENVIAASWEALVDSIQYYLALVVPSQPWSRLETIG
- a CDS encoding MFS transporter is translated as MKARQWKANIDATRSAEAQALARRFSSEWGVPVEASGAERARDRRGRPVSWQRTLWTMCAVQAIMMMAFSSMNPFLALFISQLGVHNPRAVDLWAGAVASANFLMSAIMSPVWGSVADKRGKKLMVMRTTLAIAIATSLMGLSRNVYELLVIRMLQGAFSGFSASANALVASTIPEERLGFALGWLSTFAMVGSLVGPLLGGVLVDAFDHNYRMVFYLTAAFATTAFLLTWTMIREPKTSSGESNGMGRRMGLIAQFKAVRDLRSVQVMFFVLFAAQFSVMSVQPVLPLYIRELVGRDPQLFGVIGTLSGACFAVTGIADLIFSPFLGKRSDRIGYRKVLSISLVGAALCYIPQALAPNVWVFMLGRFLLGAFIGGILPTANALVGRMTPKEMRGRVYGLTASSTFLGSFAGPLIGGAVSAGFGIRVMLAAVILLYLANFAWVRLRVCEWREGEGGHSADNGP
- a CDS encoding FTR1 family iron permease: MSIAWRNIGWKKALVWACAAVVIAALVWQGVTAGGNPDPTSHNIGRGAAIVDTGILVFREGLETILVLSAITASLMRTGQGYWRPISAGAGLAFAATLLTWFVVVGIIALVGQTAPELSIQAATGLLAIIVLLIVMNWFFHRIYWTGWISFHNRKKKEIIDQAERGAQARSLAYRGLVVLGFTSVYREGFEVVLFLQNTRMQLGSGVVVIGAGIGLALTLMVAVLTFFAHRKLPYKRMLVLTGVMLGVVLLVMVGEQVQEMQLAGWLPSTPLNLGLPDWAGLWFSLFNNLQSIVAQALAAVIVLGSYFGAQYLRVWRPRREAAREAQALSE
- a CDS encoding IS607 family transposase; this encodes MKISDWARKNGITYKTAWRWVKEGRMPVPFEQTPSGTILVHEPESSTENAVALYARVSSADQKADLDRQIARLMEFATEQRLVVVKAVTEIGSGSTGHRPKLMKLLSNPDAHTIVVEHRDRLMRFGFEYVEAALAAQGRRILVVEPGEVKDDLVQDMIEVLTSFCARLYGRRSARHRAKRALEVFKREDSSGVSV